A DNA window from Haloactinospora alba contains the following coding sequences:
- the speB gene encoding agmatinase, producing the protein MARYGPMFGPDITFLGIDRCDMSDPASLRGAEIVVLGAPFDGGTSHRPGTRFGPSAMRGTDYKPHDGTRPHLALRTDALRDVDVRDAGDVECFSGDIETSIRRVEDAVHTVTAAGAVPVVLGGDHTIALPDVTGVARHYGFGRVSVLHFDAHADTGDIAFGALHGHGQPMRRLIESGAVRGDRFVQLGLRGYWPEPETLGWMARQEMRCYEMSEILDRGLNTCVREASALAMDDCDAVFLSIDVDVVDPGMAPGTGTPEPGGMTSRELLDTVRRVCVELPVAGVDVVEVAPPYDHADITALLGNRVVLEALSGIAARRQGGTWQPARPLLDGR; encoded by the coding sequence GTGGCGCGTTACGGACCCATGTTCGGCCCCGACATCACGTTCCTGGGTATCGACCGGTGCGATATGAGCGATCCGGCAAGCCTGCGGGGGGCGGAGATCGTCGTCCTCGGCGCTCCGTTCGACGGTGGTACGTCCCACCGTCCCGGTACCCGGTTCGGCCCCAGCGCGATGCGCGGGACCGACTACAAGCCCCACGACGGCACACGCCCCCACCTGGCGTTGCGCACCGACGCGCTCCGCGACGTCGACGTGCGGGACGCGGGCGACGTGGAGTGCTTCTCCGGCGACATAGAGACCAGCATCCGGCGTGTCGAGGACGCGGTCCACACCGTCACCGCGGCCGGCGCCGTCCCGGTCGTCCTGGGCGGCGACCACACCATCGCCCTGCCGGACGTCACCGGGGTCGCCCGCCACTACGGGTTCGGCCGCGTATCGGTCCTCCACTTCGACGCGCACGCCGACACCGGCGACATCGCGTTCGGCGCGCTGCACGGCCACGGGCAGCCGATGCGGCGCCTCATCGAGTCCGGTGCGGTACGCGGTGACCGTTTCGTCCAGCTGGGCCTGCGTGGGTACTGGCCGGAACCGGAAACCCTGGGCTGGATGGCACGGCAGGAAATGCGCTGTTACGAGATGAGTGAGATCCTCGACCGCGGCCTGAACACGTGCGTCCGTGAAGCGTCCGCACTCGCGATGGACGACTGCGACGCCGTGTTCCTCTCGATTGACGTCGACGTTGTCGACCCCGGGATGGCACCGGGCACCGGAACGCCCGAGCCCGGCGGCATGACGTCCCGCGAGCTGCTGGACACCGTACGCCGGGTGTGTGTGGAGCTGCCGGTGGCCGGTGTGGACGTCGTCGAGGTCGCCCCGCCCTACGACCACGCGGACATCACAGCACTGCTGGGCAACCGGGTGGTTCTGGAAGCCCTGTCCGGGATCGCCGCCAGGAGGCAGGGAGGAACCTGGCAACCCG